A part of Aegilops tauschii subsp. strangulata cultivar AL8/78 chromosome 2, Aet v6.0, whole genome shotgun sequence genomic DNA contains:
- the LOC123497060 gene encoding uncharacterized protein, which yields MAPKKMSKGKSGFFGVRQKPSGNWGVEFSDAGRRWWIGTYPSAHEAARAYDVAVWRAERPRSHLNFPEIESRAEAEMLVPQGINMKEITKKKKKKKKKKKPSFVISAGETDEEAMARFAREHPEYVQAEVEYYWKREAEQKKKGPKKEDEAGPSTVIPTESSSEEDWADFSEEEEEGCDDPTKEEFWEQFRSSDEE from the coding sequence ATGGCGCCGAAGAAGATGTCGAAGGGCAAGTCGGGCTTCTTCGGCGTGAGGCAGAAGCCCTCCGGCAACTGGGGTGTGGAGTTCTCCGACGCCGGAAGGCGTTGGTGGATCGGCACGTACCCCTCCGCCCACGAGGCCGCGCGTGCCTACGACGTGGCGGTGTGGCGTGCCGAGAGGCCTCGGTCGCACCTCAACTTTCCAGAGATCGAGAGTCGGGCGGAAGCGGAGATGCTTGTGCCGCAGGGCATCAACATGAAGGAGAtcacgaagaagaagaagaagaagaagaagaagaagaagccgtCGTTTGTCATCAGTGCTGGCGAGACCGATGAGGAGGCGATGGCGAGGTTTGCTCGGGAGCATCCGGAGTACGTCCAAGCTGAGGTGGAGTACTACTGGAAGCGTGAGGCGgagcagaagaagaaggggccGAAGAAGGAGGATGAGGCCGGTCCCTCGACGGTGATCCCCACCGAGTCCTCTTCCGAGGAGGACTGGGCAGACttctcggaggaggaggaggaggggtgcGACGACCCGACGAAGGAGGAGTTCTGGGagcagttccgtagctccgatgaGGAGTAG
- the LOC120974957 gene encoding uncharacterized protein has translation MTVAEPEMPASERRLVALARWDALIFLYYGIVWVGTAASLAKVIARRALGEVEGSAVLAAASWLSHHSLIFAALFTPVALILVGATGVRSAHNTRKDIKEPPKTLHQVAQMMLKDPVIVGALVVLVFLPLILHDDLVVGLLPVKGSQREHVRSVLRDVGSLGVGAVFCLIMLPTTVLRQWRMK, from the exons ATGACCGTCGCCGAGCCGGAGATGCCGGCGTCGGAGCGCAGGCTCGTGGCCCTCGCCAGGTGGGACGCGCTCATCTTCCTTTATTACGGGATCGTGTGGGTCGGCACCGCGGCGTCCCTCGCCAAGGTCATCGCGCGCCGCGCTCTGGGCGAGGTCGAGGGTTCCGCCGTGCTCGCGGCGGCGTCCTGGCTCTCCCACCACTCCCTTATCTTCGCTGCTCTGTTCACCCCCGTTGCCTTGATTCTCGTCGGCGCCACCGGAGTGCGCTCCGCGCACAACACCAGGAAG GATATCAAAGAGCCCCCGAAAACGCTTCACCAGGTTGCCCAAATGATGCTCAAGGATCCTGTCATTGTTGGAGCGCTCGTTGTGCTGGTCTTCCTCCCGCTCATACTTCATGATGATTTGGTGGTGGGTCTGTTGCCTGTGAAAGGATCTCAGAGGGAACATGTTCGTTCAGTATTGAGGGATGTGGGGTCATTGGGTGTCGGCGCAGTATTTTGTCTCATCATGTTACCCACTACGGTGCTGAGGCAGTGGAGGATGAAGTAG